The DNA sequence GTCGCCGCTGAGCCGGCACCGCCGGCGAGCGCGCTGGCCGGGCGGACCAGGTTGGCGGCGGCGACCGCGGACAGTGCCGCCGTGCCGGCCACCATTCGCCCCGCCATCCTGCTTCTCTCCCCCGGGTTTCGCTCACTGGTGTTGGTCTCGGTGTTGGTGCGCGCGTGGTCGCCGCCGGCACCACGAGTGCCGGCGGCGACAGAGGTCACGCCGGTGCGGGGGTTGGTTGGTCAGGCAGCGGCCAGGCCGTCGAGAGCCGGGTCGAGAGCCGGTTGGTGGGCCAGCCCGAGGGTGTCCTCGACCAGGGAGACGAACTGCCCGGCGGAGCGCAGCAGGTCGTCGGCTTCCCGGGCGGTGACCACCCGGGGGATGCCGGCTTCGGCGGCGGCCCGTTTGCTGGCACCGGCGGCGAAGAAGGTGGCCCACTCGGCCATCTCGGGAGCGACCATCATCAGCAGGGCCCAGACGCTGGTGACCCGGTTGCGGCGGGTCGGGGCGGGCCGGGCGCGGGCGGCGAGCATCGCGGCGGCGGCGCGCAGAGCGGACAGGTGGGCCGCCGCGTACCGCAGCCCGTCGGGGCGGGTGCTGCCCGCTTCGGTCAGCCCGTGCCGGGCGAGGACGAGCAACTGGGCCGGGGTGCGGTTGGGCAGCAGGTGCGCCGGCACCGTGGGTGCCTGGGCCGGGACTGCAGTCGTGGCCTGGGCCGGTGCCGAATGAGCCGGTGCCGAAGTGGTCGGCATGGATCCTCCTCCGCGCGTTTCACCTGTTCGG is a window from the Solwaraspora sp. WMMD792 genome containing:
- a CDS encoding SAV_6107 family HEPN domain-containing protein — encoded protein: MPTTSAPAHSAPAQATTAVPAQAPTVPAHLLPNRTPAQLLVLARHGLTEAGSTRPDGLRYAAAHLSALRAAAAMLAARARPAPTRRNRVTSVWALLMMVAPEMAEWATFFAAGASKRAAAEAGIPRVVTAREADDLLRSAGQFVSLVEDTLGLAHQPALDPALDGLAAA